The genomic region AGCTAGGTTTTGCATGTATTTTTGGTGTTTTCTTATCTTTTGACAGTTCGTAAATCATGTGTGTGTATTACATGCTATATCTTGGAATCATTAcaatttttagaatttcaGTTTGACAATTGTCTATTTAATTCTGTCaaaatcatgttatttagAGTTCAGTTTTTACCACCCTGTCTGACATTTGGAGTTTGACAATTGAATCACAATGCATTAAATTTGACCTTCTATCATTAGTTtactaaattaatttaactcAAACGTACATTTAGATGCTATGTTCATGTGCATTTCTCTATGCCATGAAACGCTGGAAGATCATCTCTTTCACAGAGGGGGAGCCACAGAGCATTACTGGTAACCCAGTAACCTTAGTACCATTGAATACACTGTTTCATACCCTCCCTCTGGCAGTTTCATATTTGCTATATATGGTACGTATTAAAGGCTGGATATTGGTTACTATGTATGCTTGGTGAAACTTTAAAATCTTTCTTCTAATTCTTCCCTTTTACTTGCTTGTCTGGTGGAAGTTAATCACCATGGAATCTGTCCGTGGCATAAATGTTCCTATGTACACCACCCTAAGGCGGACTACTGTGGCTTTTACCATGATTATGGAGTATCTTTTGACAGGGAGGAAACACTCATCATATGTTGTTGGCAGGTTGGAGCCTTTTTATATGCTATTTTCGTCTAACAATTGGGTCATTTATTGTACTGAAGGCATGTGCATCTGGGCTGTTTGGTGCATCCACCCTAAGGGATTTCTTAAGAGTTCTGCATCATAAATAAGAATGCCTTGCCTTTATATTTACGAAGTTCAGAGAATTCCTGCCATTTTGAGCTCTCCTTTCTTGCACACATACGACGATTCACTTCTGAATGCTGTGGTTGACAGCAAGAATTAAGTTTAGACAACTAGGCATAGCGGTATGCATATCATTTGATAACATCCAAAGGTGTTATCTGCAATTATGGTAATATTCTCCAAAAAGGTGAAATAACATTTGAAAAATAGTAAATAGGTGTGAAACTAGATGAAAGGTAAAACTGCCTAGGAGAACAGTTACACTTTGTTGTCTTCACAAGTTTATCTCAGAATTTAGCGTTCCATTTGAATGCAAGCTTATGACTTTTACTGAAGTTCTCCGTTGAATTTTAATAGAGAGACTCTTGTTGGCTTCTGCATGCAATATAAATGTGATACTTAGACCCAGCAGAGTTGAATTAAATCTACAAGTTTTGTAACAAAAGTGCACAAGGAGGTAACTGAATGTGGATGAAATTGTAGAAAAGGATGAAACAAATTCTTTTGATTGCACGTGGaagattaaacaaaaaattgatttcaggAAGATTAATTGCCGATAAAGTATCATAAAtaagaattataaattaaatgtaTCTGAGTGAAGCTAAGGTGAATTTTTCCTGGTTTAGTGTATTTTTGCTTCCTTTTTTAGCATCACAATGGATGTAAGGTTGAAACTCTTGATCTGTTAGTGCACAACATTGATCTGACAAGTGCGAATTTGAGTTATTCTAAGGTACATTTTTCTGGTTATTCTAGgcattttttagtttttctaaaGAATTAAGTTTGCTTGAGGTGCAACAATCATTGAATATATTAGGTTCatattctctttcaaaattctgcCAGCTGTTTTGAGTAAACAAGGTATCATTTTTTAGAGAAAGTTTGATTGCTATAGTTTTCATGTTCTTGCAATTTTATATATGACATCTAGTGTTTTAAAATATGACTGATAACTTTCTTAATGGACTAATCCAAGGATTTCATCAGTGTGGGGATAATTATACTTGGTGCGTTTGTTGCTGGAGCTCGTGACTTGTCATTTGATGCCTATAGCTATTCCATTGTATTTATAGCAAACATCTGCACAGCAGTATATCTTGCTTCCATTGCTCGTATTGGTATTATCCCCTTTTAGCCTCTTCTTTATCTTTCATGgaattttgtaatttctttCTAGTTTGTGATCTATTCTCAAACTTTTCAGGTAAGTCCAGTGGCCTCAATAGCTTTGGCCTTATGTGGTGCAATGGTAAGATTAAAGGACAAAAAGAATTGTTTTTTATCCTTGTGGTCCatctaaaaattaacaatttatGCTTATCTGAACTCTctacaaaattttttgttgattcttGAAGGAATAATATGTGCACCAATCTTGTTGTTTTGGACATCATTCAGTGGCGACCTTGAAGCGATGATGAGCTTCCCTTATCTATATTCGAAAGGATTCCAGGTGCTTCCTTTTCACAAAATAATTCCTCTCTTGCTACGTGTTCTTTTCCTCATGATGTTGTTCAGAAAGTAAGTGCATTAATTGTTAGCTATTTTTCAAATCCATCTATTACTCCTGCTTAGGTCTCAGCTGTACCTATTACATTTGGATAAATTTGATGgtttatttttacttaatgATTTTCCTGAAAGGAAAATACTGCCGATAGAATCATCCTTGTTTAAAGCTGCAACATGTCATTAAGATACATTGTTACTATCTGTCGTTTGTTTCACTTTGTGTCCATTCCCTTCTTTTGTGCTGTcatttctatttatttaagtCTTACTGGTCTTACTGGTTTGGTCTTCACAACTTTTTCATGtctatttcaaatttaaaaagaaaaatttcaatcaacTTTCCTACCTTAATTTCATTTCCCGtctattttatcatatttggAGGTtacttgatttggttttgttaGTTCAGTCACTTCTGTTTTTTGTTGTTAGTGTTACCGATCTAGTGTGTCATGCAAACTTGGTTTTGTTGCTTTCCCTGGCTACAGAGCTTTTCTTTAACTGCTTTTCCTTGGActctttcttttgttaattCATTTCGGCAATCATTGCTTCTGTAAAGTTGCATCAGGATTGTAGTAACCCTAATGAATAACTTTCATGGCTGGAGAGCATTTAAACTCTTTTacactttgaccatttgaatgtTTTTCAGGTTGTGATGTTTCTTTCTTGTATCATGGCTTTCctgataaattattttgtattCTTGAATACA from Theobroma cacao cultivar B97-61/B2 chromosome 9, Criollo_cocoa_genome_V2, whole genome shotgun sequence harbors:
- the LOC18588804 gene encoding UDP-sugar transporter sqv-7, with amino-acid sequence MDSTKKEGLPLIDPSKTELRHETAVASAMSNKGAHAALGYMVSAVLLILFNKAVLSSYSFPYANVITLFQMLCSCAFLYAMKRWKIISFTEGEPQSITGNPVTLVPLNTLFHTLPLAVSYLLYMLITMESVRGINVPMYTTLRRTTVAFTMIMEYLLTGRKHSSYVVGSVGIIILGAFVAGARDLSFDAYSYSIVFIANICTAVYLASIARIGKSSGLNSFGLMWCNGIICAPILLFWTSFSGDLEAMMSFPYLYSKGFQVVMFLSCIMAFLINYFVFLNTTLNSALTQTICGNLKDLFTIGLGWLLFGGLPFDLMNVVGQSLGFLGSGLYAYCKIRGK